The proteins below are encoded in one region of Aeromonas jandaei:
- a CDS encoding DUF2057 domain-containing protein, with the protein MNKHWRWAGLALLCGIASVQAAVEVSVPENFRILAVSSGTLQDEQHATLSDGEQQLLVRFEGVIPSRSSSENDRQVRSEPQVVRYQASNQRLQLVASVPADEQGMQAYAKSPAVALQESGRGLAIQQDALVTSGMLLGVDWNGKLAEYNRSGGKAALTAGVVAAPSINAVSGGSQPVVAAGELEGQLQQLFLKADPALRKRFISWAVPQL; encoded by the coding sequence ATGAACAAGCATTGGAGATGGGCGGGATTGGCGCTGCTGTGCGGCATCGCCAGCGTGCAGGCGGCGGTCGAGGTGAGCGTGCCGGAGAATTTCCGCATCCTCGCGGTGAGTAGTGGCACGCTGCAGGATGAGCAGCACGCCACCCTGAGCGATGGGGAGCAGCAACTGCTGGTGCGTTTCGAGGGGGTCATCCCCAGCCGCAGCAGCAGCGAGAATGATCGGCAGGTTCGCTCCGAGCCGCAGGTGGTGCGCTATCAGGCGAGCAACCAGCGGTTGCAACTGGTGGCGAGCGTACCGGCCGATGAGCAGGGGATGCAGGCCTATGCCAAATCGCCCGCAGTGGCGTTGCAGGAGAGTGGCCGGGGACTTGCCATCCAGCAGGATGCACTGGTGACCAGCGGCATGCTGCTTGGGGTGGATTGGAACGGGAAACTGGCTGAATACAACCGCAGTGGTGGCAAGGCGGCCCTGACGGCGGGAGTGGTTGCGGCTCCGTCAATCAATGCAGTTTCTGGCGGCTCTCAACCTGTTGTGGCAGCCGGCGAGCTGGAAGGGCAATTGCAGCAGCTGTTCCTCAAGGCAGACCCGGCCCTTCGCAAGCGCTTTATCAGTTGGGCCGTGCCGCAGCTTTAA